The region TGACCGGAAATCAGGGGGATGGTACCGTCACAGTCATTGATACCAAAAATTTTGAAGTAGTAAAAACATTACAAGCTGGTTTAGGTGCCAACATCCCAACTATGTCACCCGATGGAAAATATGCTTATGTGACCGCAAATAATGACACCTTTATCTCTGTGGTTGATTTAAGCACGATGGAAATCATCAAAAATATTCCCGTGGTAAAGAATCCGCACAATTTAATCTTTAGTCCAGATGCAAAATTAGCCTATACCACCAATTGGGGAGAATCCTCCCTTTCAGTGATCGATACGGAGACCTTTGAGGTGGTAGACAATATTCCTGTTGGTCTAAATCCAAATGGATTACAACTTATGACATCCGTTCCTAAGGAAGTCGCTTTAGAATGGCAGGCAAAAGCTGAAGAGCTGGCAGTTGAAAAAAACAATAAGGAAACCGCTGACGCTACTCCTATAACGCTAGAAGAAAAACTGTATCAAGAGTCCTGCAGCACTTGCCATGGACTTAATACCATTGAGGCCAGCGGAATCAAAGGTGATGCGTGGGAGCAGACCGTTGACAAGATGATTAAAAATGGTGCCAAATTGACCCCTGAACAAGCGGATACTATTGTAAATTACCTGAAAACAAAGTTCCCAAATTAATCATTAAAAGAGGAGAGGTTCAGAGATCCTCTCCTCTTTTTTATACTCTTTTAGGTTTATAACGGAATTTTACTTCAGAATCTGGTATTTTTTCATTCGGTATAATAGCGTATAACGGGTGATTCCCAGTAACTTTGCCGCTTGACTTTGATTACCTTTCGTTTTCATTAGGGCATTCTCAATCAGTTCCCTTTCATGTTCTTCCAAATTAAGGGAGGCTTCATCTGCTGGTTTGTTAAAAGATGCATGGCTATGGGTAATTTTGTTCTTTATTTCTGGGGGCACATGTTCTTTGGTGATCTCTCCTCCCTGGCTTAATATAAACATCCTTTCCATGCAATTTTGCAGTTCACGGATATTTCCCGGCCATTCATAAGAAGTTAGCAATGTTTTCGTTTCTTCATCAAGCTGATAAGGCCTCTTGTAACGATCCAAAAAATGGTGGGCAAGAGTTAATATATCTTCCTTTCTCTTCCTTAAAGGGGGGAGATGAATGGGAAATACATTTAATCGATAAAATAGATCCATTCGAAAATTACCCAATTCCACTTCTTCGTGTAAGTCTCGATTGGTTGCTGCCACAATCCTTACATCGACGGAAATGGGGGTGTCACTTCCAACAGGGTAAAAGCTTTTTTCCTGCAGTACCCTTAACAACTTTGCCTGAAGATAATAGGGCATTTCTCCAATCTCATCAAGAAATAGGGTTCCGCCATTCGCCAGCTGAAAGAATCCTTTCTTGTTTGAAACTGCTCCAGTAAATGCTCCTTTTACATGACCAAATAATTCACTTTCCATCAAATTTTCAGGAATAGCGGCACAGTTAACCGTTACGAAGGGTTGATCTTTCCGATTGCTTTTCTGGTGCAGTTCTTTGGCGACCAATTCTTTTCCTGTTCCACTTTCACCTGAAACGAGGACTGTACTATCGGTGGGTGCCACTAAGCGAATTTGTTGTATAATTTCTTTCATGATTTTAGATTCCCCGATAATTACCGGCTGTTGTTTCACCTGGGTTCCAATATTTCTCTTAATGACCTCTTTTATCTGGTTTAAGTGAAATGGTTTCGTCAGATAATCCACAGCACCAATTTTTATGGCTTTAACCGCATTTTCCACAGTTGCATAGGCAGTCATCATAATAATTGGAACATCAGGATTCTGGGCAAGAAATGCAGGCAGAAGCTCCAAACCGTTTTTTCGCGGCAGTTGATCATCCAATAAAATGAGATCCGGTTGAAAAGATTGGCTAATTTCTAGACCCAATTCTCCATTTTCCACACTTTTAACTTCAAATTCATTCTTTAATGCTTCCTCTAGGATCCATC is a window of Microaerobacter geothermalis DNA encoding:
- a CDS encoding sigma-54-dependent transcriptional regulator, whose protein sequence is MLHKVLIIDDEKNMRWILEEALKNEFEVKSVENGELGLEISQSFQPDLILLDDQLPRKNGLELLPAFLAQNPDVPIIMMTAYATVENAVKAIKIGAVDYLTKPFHLNQIKEVIKRNIGTQVKQQPVIIGESKIMKEIIQQIRLVAPTDSTVLVSGESGTGKELVAKELHQKSNRKDQPFVTVNCAAIPENLMESELFGHVKGAFTGAVSNKKGFFQLANGGTLFLDEIGEMPYYLQAKLLRVLQEKSFYPVGSDTPISVDVRIVAATNRDLHEEVELGNFRMDLFYRLNVFPIHLPPLRKRKEDILTLAHHFLDRYKRPYQLDEETKTLLTSYEWPGNIRELQNCMERMFILSQGGEITKEHVPPEIKNKITHSHASFNKPADEASLNLEEHERELIENALMKTKGNQSQAAKLLGITRYTLLYRMKKYQILK